A region from the bacterium genome encodes:
- a CDS encoding methylenetetrahydrofolate reductase C-terminal domain-containing protein, with protein MIVTKQKPIEEIVKSLEGENNIFLVGCSVCADECQTGGETATKELIEKLKTSGKNVTGFAVINAPCHVLLTKKDLKVHKEAIDKSDAILITACGACAQSVSEIIEKPVRPASNTLFLGNIERHGHFHEHCSMCGECVISFTDGICPITNCAKGLLNGPCGGMNKGKCEISTEERPVDCAWVLIYERLKKFNHLEKFKNIQPAKNYSKHIKPDRLILERKK; from the coding sequence ATGATAGTAACAAAACAAAAACCCATAGAAGAAATAGTTAAATCCCTCGAGGGAGAAAATAATATTTTTCTTGTCGGCTGTTCGGTCTGCGCCGATGAATGCCAGACAGGCGGGGAAACAGCGACTAAAGAACTAATTGAAAAACTTAAAACATCTGGCAAAAATGTGACAGGTTTCGCCGTAATCAACGCGCCCTGCCATGTTCTCCTTACAAAAAAAGATTTAAAGGTGCATAAGGAGGCGATTGATAAATCCGACGCCATCCTGATAACCGCGTGCGGGGCATGCGCGCAATCGGTTTCCGAAATAATCGAAAAACCGGTCCGGCCCGCAAGCAACACCCTGTTTTTGGGAAACATCGAAAGGCACGGGCATTTCCACGAACATTGTTCAATGTGCGGGGAATGCGTGATTTCATTCACCGACGGCATATGCCCTATAACAAATTGCGCGAAAGGACTGTTAAACGGACCGTGCGGGGGAATGAACAAGGGAAAGTGCGAGATCTCAACTGAAGAGCGGCCTGTTGACTGCGCGTGGGTACTGATTTATGAAAGGCTTAAAAAATTCAATCATCTTGAAAAATTTAAAAATATACAGCCCGCTAAAAATTATAGTAAACATATAAAACCTGACAGGCTTATATTGGAAAGAAAGAAATAA
- the folD gene encoding bifunctional methylenetetrahydrofolate dehydrogenase/methenyltetrahydrofolate cyclohydrolase FolD, with protein sequence MPELIDGKKISGDIQSELKKDIEQLKQKGIIPGLAVVLVGANPASKVYVSMKQKASNSLGIYSEEHKLEENISQETLIKLIKKLNNDPKINGILVQLPLPKQIDTNIVLESIVPEKDVDGFHPYNVGKLVAGTPTFVACTPYGVIKLLEYSKVNMEGKEAVVIGRSNIVGKPVAMLLMQENATVTICHSKTKDLPAVSRRADILIAAIGKPKFVTKDFVKKGAVVIDVGVNRLPDGTLCGDVDFDNVKDLTSMITPVPGGVGPMTITMLMHNTVKSVKMANGLIK encoded by the coding sequence ATGCCTGAACTTATCGACGGGAAAAAAATAAGCGGTGATATACAATCTGAACTAAAAAAAGATATTGAACAACTTAAACAAAAAGGAATTATCCCGGGTCTCGCGGTTGTTCTTGTGGGCGCTAACCCTGCTTCCAAGGTTTATGTCAGCATGAAACAAAAGGCCTCCAACAGCCTTGGGATATATTCTGAAGAACATAAACTTGAGGAAAACATATCACAGGAAACTCTTATTAAATTAATTAAAAAGTTAAATAATGACCCTAAAATAAATGGTATCCTGGTACAGCTCCCTCTTCCGAAGCAGATTGACACAAATATAGTTTTAGAAAGTATAGTTCCTGAAAAAGACGTTGATGGGTTTCATCCTTATAATGTCGGGAAACTGGTCGCGGGAACACCTACATTTGTGGCCTGCACGCCATACGGGGTCATAAAACTGCTTGAATATTCAAAGGTTAACATGGAAGGTAAAGAGGCAGTTGTCATCGGCAGGAGCAATATTGTCGGGAAGCCCGTCGCCATGCTTTTAATGCAGGAAAACGCTACAGTAACAATCTGCCATTCAAAAACCAAGGATTTGCCGGCGGTAAGCCGCCGCGCGGATATTTTAATCGCGGCTATCGGAAAACCAAAGTTTGTAACAAAGGATTTTGTAAAAAAAGGCGCTGTTGTAATTGATGTCGGTGTAAACCGTTTACCTGACGGGACACTTTGCGGCGACGTTGACTTTGATAATGTAAAGGATTTAACGTCAATGATTACGCCTGTCCCGGGCGGCGTCGGCCCGATGACAATAACAATGCTGATGCATAACACGGTTAAGTCCGTGAAAATGGCAAACGGATTGATAAAATAG
- a CDS encoding AAA family ATPase: MKIAVSGKGGVGKTTLTSLLAFTFSSAGNKVLALDADPDSNLGLSLGLSLKETKDIVPLSEMKELIAERTGTKPGINNPFFKMNPKVDDIPEKYSKNINADIKFLMLGGLKSGGGGCFCPENALLKTLLKHILVNREEIILIDMEAGIEHLSRGTAESVDALIIVIDTGRKSLQTALTIERLARELTIKNIFVVINRVRNHNEIESIQKEINLPVLGLISFSTDILKQDQTGNYQFDKNSKTAEEVKSVIEHLKKQLNKL; encoded by the coding sequence TTGAAAATCGCTGTTTCTGGAAAAGGCGGAGTCGGAAAAACAACATTAACCAGCCTGTTAGCATTTACTTTCTCGTCTGCCGGAAATAAGGTCCTTGCGCTTGACGCTGACCCTGATTCAAACTTAGGCCTGTCACTGGGATTAAGTTTAAAAGAAACAAAAGATATAGTGCCTCTTTCTGAAATGAAAGAACTCATTGCTGAAAGAACAGGAACTAAACCGGGAATAAATAATCCCTTTTTTAAAATGAATCCAAAAGTGGATGATATTCCTGAAAAATATAGTAAAAATATCAATGCGGATATTAAATTTCTTATGTTGGGAGGATTAAAATCAGGCGGCGGCGGTTGTTTCTGCCCTGAAAACGCGCTTTTAAAAACACTTTTGAAACATATCCTGGTAAACAGGGAAGAAATTATTTTAATAGATATGGAGGCGGGCATTGAACATCTCAGCCGCGGGACAGCTGAATCAGTGGATGCCCTGATAATAGTCATTGACACGGGCCGGAAAAGCCTGCAAACGGCATTAACGATTGAACGTTTGGCCAGGGAACTTACAATTAAAAACATTTTTGTTGTAATAAACCGTGTTAGAAATCATAATGAAATAGAATCTATTCAGAAAGAAATAAATTTGCCGGTGCTTGGTCTTATTTCTTTCAGCACTGATATACTTAAGCAGGACCAGACTGGAAATTACCAGTTTGATAAAAACAGCAAAACAGCGGAAGAAGTCAAAAGTGTTATTGAACACTTAAAAAAGCAATTGAATAAGTTATAA
- the trxB gene encoding thioredoxin-disulfide reductase, with amino-acid sequence MDKYQVVIIGAGPAGLSAGIYTSRAFLSTLILESTAPGGQAATTDIIENYPGFHDGIRGLDLMNNMEKQAKHFGAKIEFGQVAEIRNADAGEKTIILDDGTTIQCNAIIIAAGAKPNELDVPGERKFRGRGVSYCATCDGAFFKNKDVAVVGGGNAALEEAVFLTKFTNKVYLIHRRDEFRGGKILQERVLKQPKITTVLNSIVKEIIGNNQVEKIKIENVKTKEISFLACSGIFIYAGHKPNTDLLKNIVRTDENGYIITDEDMRTDVPGIFAAGDIRKKFLRQVVTAVGDGATAAMAAEKYVS; translated from the coding sequence ATGGATAAATATCAAGTTGTCATCATCGGCGCGGGGCCGGCGGGATTATCAGCCGGGATTTACACAAGCCGGGCTTTTCTTTCAACTTTAATACTGGAAAGTACAGCCCCCGGCGGGCAGGCCGCCACCACGGATATTATTGAAAACTACCCGGGTTTCCATGACGGAATAAGAGGCCTGGATTTAATGAATAATATGGAAAAACAGGCAAAACATTTTGGCGCGAAAATAGAATTCGGGCAGGTAGCTGAAATAAGGAATGCGGATGCTGGAGAAAAAACAATTATTCTGGATGATGGAACAACTATTCAATGTAACGCTATTATTATCGCGGCCGGCGCGAAACCAAATGAATTGGATGTCCCGGGCGAAAGAAAATTCAGAGGCCGAGGCGTTTCCTACTGCGCGACTTGTGACGGTGCTTTTTTCAAGAATAAAGATGTTGCTGTAGTCGGGGGAGGTAACGCCGCGCTTGAAGAAGCTGTATTCCTTACAAAATTCACGAACAAAGTCTATTTGATACACAGGCGGGATGAGTTCCGCGGGGGGAAAATACTTCAGGAACGCGTTTTAAAACAGCCTAAGATTACAACTGTTTTAAATTCAATAGTAAAAGAGATAATTGGAAATAACCAGGTTGAAAAAATTAAAATAGAAAATGTCAAAACTAAAGAAATTTCGTTTCTGGCCTGTTCGGGTATTTTCATTTACGCGGGCCATAAACCTAATACCGATTTATTAAAAAATATAGTGCGGACAGATGAAAATGGTTATATAATTACAGATGAAGACATGCGAACCGATGTGCCTGGTATTTTTGCGGCCGGAGACATACGAAAAAAATTTCTGAGGCAGGTAGTCACGGCTGTTGGAGACGGAGCAACCGCGGCGATGGCCGCTGAAAAATATGTTTCCTGA
- a CDS encoding TlpA disulfide reductase family protein encodes MKKILLLIAVITVYAVIQFSTNKISTESSSPAKKYVPDIIVKDLEGKDIELKKLINGKVTVLNFWATWCPSCRKELAEMEKFFQKYKDNGLSIIAFSVDQDINEVKKYVKENQPAIKIIMANDNLISAYGGIKSIPVTFILDIEGQIKNKIIGYNTKIEDEIKKYLDIK; translated from the coding sequence ATGAAGAAAATATTATTACTAATAGCAGTAATAACCGTATATGCTGTTATTCAATTTTCGACAAATAAAATCAGCACTGAATCTTCCTCCCCTGCTAAAAAATATGTCCCTGATATAATCGTCAAAGACCTTGAGGGAAAAGATATTGAATTAAAAAAACTTATTAATGGAAAGGTCACGGTCTTGAATTTCTGGGCGACATGGTGCCCTTCCTGCCGCAAAGAACTGGCTGAGATGGAAAAATTTTTCCAAAAATATAAAGATAACGGGTTATCAATTATTGCTTTTAGCGTTGACCAGGACATCAATGAAGTCAAAAAATATGTTAAAGAAAATCAACCGGCGATAAAAATAATTATGGCGAATGATAATTTAATCTCCGCTTATGGCGGTATAAAATCCATACCCGTAACTTTTATTTTGGATATTGAAGGCCAAATTAAAAATAAAATAATTGGATATAATACAAAGATTGAAGATGAAATTAAAAAATATCTCGATATTAAATAA